A window of Armatimonadota bacterium genomic DNA:
GGCGTTTGCACGGCTCGGCTTTCACGCCGGTTATCACCAGGGACAAGCGCATTTCATCCAGACCGCACCGGGATTCCCCAAATAGGCGCCATGCGCGTCGATCCGGCAGAGTTCGATCTCGGCAACTGTAGGCGCATCCTGGTCTGCGGCCCCACGGGTTCGGGCAAGTCCACCCTCGCCAGGGCCATCTCGAAGAAGCTCGACGTTGACTACGTGGAGCTCGACAGCCTGTTCCACGAGCCGAACTGGCACTCTGCGCCGGATCCGGTGTTCTTCGAGCGGATAGCACAAGCCATCGAGGGCGACGCTTGGGTGGTGGACGGCAACTACTCGCGCACAAGACACCTGACCCTGCCCAGGGCCGATCTGGTCATCTGGCTGCACTTCCCGCTCGGTTTCACCTTCCGACGGCTGCTCTGGCGAACCGTCCGCCGCTGCTGGAGGAAAGAGGTGCTTTGGAAGGGCTGCAGGGAGAATTGGAAGACGAGCTTCCTAAGCCGCGACAGCATTCTCCTGTGGCTGCTCAAGTCTCATTCCCTAAACCTAGCGCGCCTCAGAGAGTTCAAAGACGAGTCCCAGTCGGCGCTTATTCCCCTGCTGGAGTTTCGGCGACCGAAGAACTTTGACCGGTGGGTTTCTGAAATTGGCTTGGAACTCACGTAGGTCGCGGCTAAAATGAACCGCCAGACGCCTTGAGGAATAACGATGCAACCCACCTTAACCCCAAGCCCCGAGAATGTGCGTTTCTATCAAGAGAACGGTTATCTGCTTGTCAGGGGC
This region includes:
- a CDS encoding AAA family ATPase, producing the protein MRVDPAEFDLGNCRRILVCGPTGSGKSTLARAISKKLDVDYVELDSLFHEPNWHSAPDPVFFERIAQAIEGDAWVVDGNYSRTRHLTLPRADLVIWLHFPLGFTFRRLLWRTVRRCWRKEVLWKGCRENWKTSFLSRDSILLWLLKSHSLNLARLREFKDESQSALIPLLEFRRPKNFDRWVSEIGLELT